A region from the Panicum hallii strain FIL2 chromosome 1, PHallii_v3.1, whole genome shotgun sequence genome encodes:
- the LOC112881326 gene encoding U-box domain-containing protein 33-like isoform X3, with the protein MKSLKSKTALRLMETAASSCKIWFTCKGHLICTREANTTVPAIPASPVFTNASNSSATSVVNHLRSVTISHSHSENEASSSNGSPRHDLIRSRTEVGLYPSLEAISTPSRLHESYGRPTSTSRSSIDSWSEFGRLQNSWSDPSRNYDAVTVSGSAMPHQMHEPNDENFSSPSHELENPGVDANIYDRLTEALSEAELYKKEAYEESTKRLRAERDMILALQKAKEIESLYQHEIKQRKTTEETLVRQAQEIEEIKTQHHAISNELQDVKEQKFALEQQINEMASVIKDHEEKMAANKHLLGVLQTDNEKLQQERDAAVAEANGLRQKNDQKMAMPLPAETLNTEFSYFELEQATQGFDEGLKIGEGGFGSVYKGFLRNTTVAIKLLNPQSMQGQSEFNQEVAVLGRVRHPNLVTLIGSCQEASGLVYEFLPNGSLEDRLACINNTPPLTWQVRTKIICEMCSALIFLHSNQPHPVVHGDLKPGNILLDANFVSKLGDFGICRLLSQSNTAMSNTTRSITTKLHRTTTPKGTFAYMDPEFLSTGELTPRSDVYSFGIIILRLLTGRPPKRIAEVVEDAMERGELHAILDPTAGSWPFVQANQLAHIGLRCAEMSRRRRPDLAGEVWKVVEPLMKAASLTAGRLSFAPSLGDAHAPSYFVCPIFQEVMSDPHIAADGFTYEAEAIMGWLDSGHDTSPMTNLKLEHCELTPNRALRSAILEWQQQLHYRT; encoded by the exons GGAAGCAAATACAACTGTTCCTGCCATACCAGCATCACCTGTGTTCACAAATGCATCAAACTCCTCAGCAACCAGCGTTGTTAACCATCTGAGATCAGTTACAATCAGTCATTCACACTCAGAGAACGAGGCATCAAGCTCAAACGGAAGTCCAAGGCATGATCTGATAAGATCGAGAACAGAAGTGGGGCTGTATCCCTCTCTAGAAGCTATCAGCACACCGTCTCGGCTACATGAATCCTATGGCAGGCCTACAAGTACATCAAGGAGCTCTATAGATTCCTGGAGTGAATTTGGGAGATTGCAGAACTCCTGGTCTGATCCATCAAGAAATTATGATGCAGTCACTGTCTCTGGATCAGCAATGCCGCATCAAATGCATGAACCTAACGATGAGAATTTCTCATCCCCTTCTCATGAGCTG GAGAATCCAGGCGTTGATGCTAATATATACGATAGACTCACAGAGGCTCTCAGTGAAGCTGAACTCTATAAGAAAGAAGCATATGAAGAATCAACAAAACGCCTAAGAGCTGAACGAGATATGATTTTAGCTCTTCAAAAG GCAAAAGAGATAGAAAGCTTATATCAGCATGAGATCAAGCAGCGAAAAACAACTGAGGAAACGCTTGTCAGACAGGCACAGGAGATTGAAGAAATAAAAACACAGCATCATGCTATCTCCAATGAACTGCAGGATGTCAAGGAGCAGAAGTTCGCCCTAGAGCAACAAATAAACGAGATGGCATCTGTCATCAAAGATCATGAAGAGAAGATGGCGGCGAACAAACACCTTCTCGGTGTGCTGCAAACAGATAACGAGAAGCTGCAACAAGAACGAGATGCTGCAGTGGCTGAAGCTAATGGCTTGCGGCAGAAGAATGACCAGAAAATGGCAATGCCATTGCCAGCTGAAACACTTAATACTGAGTTCTCCTACTTTGAGCTAGAACAAGCAACCCAAGGCTTTGATGAGGGACTTAAGATTGGTGAGGGTGGATTTGGAAGCGTCTACAAAGGGTTCCTCCGCAACACAACAGTTGCTATAAAGTTGCTGAATCCTCAGAGTATGCAAGGGCAGTCAGAATTCAACCAAGAG GTTGCTGTCCTCGGTAGAGTGCGGCATCCAAACCTTGTCACACTGATTGGCTCGTGCCAGGAGGCGTCCGGCCTGGTTTACGAATTCCTCCCCAACGGCAGCCTCGAGGACCGGCTCGCGTGCATCAATAACACGCCGCCACTGACATGGCAGGTGCGCACCAAGATCATCTGCGAGATGTGCTCGGCCCTGATCTTCCTCCACTCGAACCAGCCGCACCCGGTGGTCCACGGCGACCTGAAGCCTGGCAACATCCTCCTCGACGCCAACTTCGTCAGCAAGCTGGGGGACTTCGGCATCTGCCGGCTTCTGAGCCAGTCGAACACCGCCATGTCCAACACCACCAGGTCCATCACCACAAAGCTCCATCGGACGACCACCCCGAAGGGGACCTTCGCGTACATGGACCCGGAGTTCCTGTCCACTGGCGAGCTCACGCCGCGGTCCGACGTGTACTCGTTCGGCATCATCATCCTGCGGCTCCTGACGGGACGGCCGCCAAAGAGGATCGCAGAGGTGGTGGAGGACGCGATGGAGCGAGGGGAGCTGCACGCCATCCTCGACCCCACCGCGGGGAGCTGGCCGTTCGTGCAGGCCAACCAGCTGGCGCACATCGGCCTGCGGTGCGCGGAGatgagccggcggcggcggccggaccTCGCGGGGGAGGTGTGGAAGGTGGTGGAGCCCCTCATGAAGGCCGCCTCGCTCACCGCGGGGCGGCTGTCGTTCGCGCCGTCGCTGGGCGACGCCCACGCGCCGTCCTACTTCGTCTGCCCGATCTTCCAGGAGGTGATGAGCGACCCCCACATCGCGGCGGACGGGTTCACGTACGAGGCCGAGGCCATCATGGGGTGGCTCGACAGCGGGCACGACACGTCGCCGATGACGAACCTGAAGCTCGAGCACTGCGAGCTGACGCCGAACAGGGCGCTCCGCTCGGCGATCCTCGAGTGGCAACAGCAGCTGCATTACCGGACATGA